Within the Clostridia bacterium genome, the region CGACGCCGCTGCGGAGCTTCTCCGCGTCCGCGTTTTCGCTCGCGAGCGCCGCCTCGATGCTGTCGAGCACCGGCAGGAGCTTCGCGACGGTGTCCGCCGCGACGGAGGTATAAAGCTCCGTCTTCTCGCGCGCGGTACGCTTGCGGTAGTTATCGTATTCGGCGGTGGTGCGCAGCAGCAGGTCGTTGACCCTCGCGAGCTCGGCTTCCGCCGCTTCAAGCTTTGTTTTAAGCGCTTCAAGCTCCTTCTTCGAGGATTCCTTTTTCGCGCCGTCCTTCTTCGCCGGCTGACCGGCGGGCTTTTTGACTTCCTTTTCGGAAGCCGGCTTCTTCTCGTTATCCGTCATCCTGATTACCTCTTATCTGTACTCGTCCGAAAGCAGCTCGGAGAGGGTTTTCGCAATGAAATCGACGCTGGCGACGGCGTCGCGGTAGTTCAGGCGCACCGGCCCGATGAGCGCGACGCTGCCCTCGCCGGAGGGCGAATCGTAGCCGCATCCGACGACCGCCGCGTCGGAAAGGCGCTCATCCGCGCTGTCGCTGCCGAGCAGGACGGTCGCGCTGCTGCCGTGGATCCTGCGGAGCAGGTCGCTGAGCGCGTCGCGCCGGTCGAAAAGCTCGACGACGCGGTGCGCGGTAACGGCGTCCGCGCGGTGAAGCAGCTGCGAAACGCCGCCGATGTAGACCGAGCCGCTGTCGCAGTCCGAAAGCGTCGCGAGCGCGGTCGCGAA harbors:
- the grpE gene encoding nucleotide exchange factor GrpE produces the protein MTDNEKKPASEKEVKKPAGQPAKKDGAKKESSKKELEALKTKLEAAEAELARVNDLLLRTTAEYDNYRKRTAREKTELYTSVAADTVAKLLPVLDSIEAALASENADAEKLRSGVELIAKQCAKALADAGVEEIETESFDPKLHDAVMHVEDESLPENSVAQVFRKGYRLGETVIRPATVKVAN